TTGCTCGTTACCACGGCCGGCTGTTCGGGCGTCTTCAGCGGGATTTCCGACGAGCAACTCGATCGGGATCAGGAGTACGACGACCTGCGGGGCAACGCGTCCGACGCCGACGTCACCATCGACGTCGAGGGCGGCAACATGCTCAATAGCGGCGAATTCCGCGCCGTGTACGACCTCGACGGAACGGAAGAGCTCTCGCTCTCCCAGTCGACTCTCTTCAGCGAGCAGGCGCTCGACATCCACAGCGTCCGCTACTGGTACCCCAACGGAACCGAGGTGACGGGGTCGGAACTTGACATCGAGCAGAGCCGCTCGAGCACCGAGATCCGCGTCCCCGACGAGGACGGCACGCTCGCCTTTTCGGGCGAGGCGGGCCGGAAGACGTTCAGCCTGCCGGCGTACGTCGAGGGCTCCCACGAGGTCCGGCTCCCCGAGAATCACCGGACGACGAACTTCCTCTTCGGCGACGTCAGCCCGAACGGCTACGAGCGGGAGATCGTCGACGACGAGGAACGCCTCTACTGGGAGGAAGTCGAGAACGAAATCTCGGTCCGCTACTACCTCGCTCGCGACGTCCCCCTGTTCATCGGACTGATCGGCACCGTCGCGCTCATCGGGGGCGCCGGCATCGCGTACTACTACCGGGAGGTCAAGCGACTCCGCAAGGAACGCGAGGAGATGGGCCTGAGCGTCGATATCGACGACGATTCGAACGACGGCCCGCCGCCGGGAATGGGCTAACCCGGTTCGAGGACTCCGTGCTATCGGCGCGTCGATTTTCGCGACCGGTCGAGACGAATCGTCAGCCGTGAATCGCCCGTTCGTCGAGCCAGAGCACTTCGTCGCCGTCGATCTCGAGTCGACCCTTGACGTGGGCGATCCGAGCGCCGGTCGGCGTCGGCTCGAGGTCGCTCGTCCGCACGGTTCGCGTGACGTCGACGTCGTCGACGAGCCAGCCGACGTACGCATCGTCGGCGTCGGTCAGCCGAAAGACGAGCAGTTTCGGCGTCTCGATCCGGTTTATCGTCCGGACCGACGAACTGAACGCTCGCGGGAGGTCGACGACCCGAATGCGGTCGCCGGCGACGGAGACGGTCCCGGCGTTCCACGGGTCGTCGGCCGTCGCGACGGATCGGTCGTCGCCGACGCCGAGAACGGAGTCGACGGAGGCGGCCCGGACGCAGTACCGGTCTCCCTCGAGGGTAAACGTCAGCACGGAAACCCGATCGTCGCCGCGGTCCTGGTTTACGGACGATGCCATACTGGTGCGAAATTTAACTGTGTAAAGATAAGGATTTCGGTCGGAATTCGAACAACAAACGACGGACGGCGGATCCGCGTCGGCAGCGGGAGTCAACGTTTTAGTGTTGGAATGTGATGCTCGAGCAAGAACATGACCCCGGATCTCTCCGAGAAGCTTCTCGGAATCGATATCGACGACGCCGACGAGAGACGGCAACGCGACGGTAGCGAGACGGACGAACCGCGGGCGGAACTCGAACAGTTCGTCGTCTTCGGACTGGGCGACCACCGGTTTGCGATGCCGGTCGCGACCGTACGCACGCTCGCGGAGGTCCCCGACGACGTTACTCGCGTCCCGCGGGCGCCGCCGGCGATCGAGGGGATGGTGGACCTGCGCGGGGATATCACGGCCATGGTCGATCCGGGCGTTCACTTCCCGACCGTCGAGCGCGAGGCCACCGCGGGGCGCGAACGGTTGCTCGTGCTCGACCGGCCGTCCGACCAGCAGTCAGCCGCGATCCACGTCGACGACGTGATCGGCGTGGAGACGGTCTCCGAGGACGATATCGTCGACGAAACGACCGTCGAGGAGAGCCGGCTCTCCGGCGATGCACTCGACCATCCGCTCGTCGCCGCGCTCTTCGAAACGGAGCGCGAACCCGCCGCCGGGAGGGCCGGCCGCGGTTCCCAGCGGAGCGCGAGCGCAGTCGATGCCGACCGCGGTGTCGGCGGCAGTGCGCCGTCGGCCGTGCAGCGGTCGGCTTCGGACGGGGCCGACGACGCGGTCGGGAATCCGTTCGAACTCGAGTCCGCGGACGCGGGAGCGCCGGACGACGTCGACGAAGGGGACGACCGAACGGCGGAGGCGGGATCGACTCGCGAGGTCGTCATCGAGGCGACACCCGTGGTAGATATCGAACGTCTCCTGTTGGCGTCCGGACAGGGAGAATAGGGCGACGGAGCCGCCGATTACGGGGTCGACGATGTCGCATTCTGGGTGACGTCTCCGTCCCGTATGTATCACTTATCATGACTGATAATCGAGAGACAGCATTTATGGTAGTTGTATTGTTATCAGCGGTTGGTGTACTACTGAATGTCGACAGGGGTGCTCATCGTGGACGACTCTCATTTTATGCGGAACTTACTGCGCCAAATCTTGGAACAGGATTACCGCATTCTCGGAGAGGCGTCCAACGGCGCCGAAGCAGTCAAACTGTACAAAGAACACGACCCCGATATCGTCATGATGGACATTGTGATGCCCAAGTGCAACGGCATCAAGGCGACCGCGGCGATCAAGAAGATCGATCCGGACGCCCGCGTTATCATGTGTACGAGTGTCGGGCAGCGTGAGAAAATGAAACTCGCCGTGAAGGCTGGTGC
This portion of the Haloterrigena gelatinilytica genome encodes:
- a CDS encoding DUF5803 family protein, which gives rise to MNRRLVLAVIAVGLLVTTAGCSGVFSGISDEQLDRDQEYDDLRGNASDADVTIDVEGGNMLNSGEFRAVYDLDGTEELSLSQSTLFSEQALDIHSVRYWYPNGTEVTGSELDIEQSRSSTEIRVPDEDGTLAFSGEAGRKTFSLPAYVEGSHEVRLPENHRTTNFLFGDVSPNGYEREIVDDEERLYWEEVENEISVRYYLARDVPLFIGLIGTVALIGGAGIAYYYREVKRLRKEREEMGLSVDIDDDSNDGPPPGMG
- the cheY gene encoding chemotaxis protein CheY — protein: MSTGVLIVDDSHFMRNLLRQILEQDYRILGEASNGAEAVKLYKEHDPDIVMMDIVMPKCNGIKATAAIKKIDPDARVIMCTSVGQREKMKLAVKAGADGYVTKPFEEPSVRKALTDVAAA
- a CDS encoding chemotaxis protein CheW encodes the protein MASSVNQDRGDDRVSVLTFTLEGDRYCVRAASVDSVLGVGDDRSVATADDPWNAGTVSVAGDRIRVVDLPRAFSSSVRTINRIETPKLLVFRLTDADDAYVGWLVDDVDVTRTVRTSDLEPTPTGARIAHVKGRLEIDGDEVLWLDERAIHG
- a CDS encoding chemotaxis protein CheW, which produces MTPDLSEKLLGIDIDDADERRQRDGSETDEPRAELEQFVVFGLGDHRFAMPVATVRTLAEVPDDVTRVPRAPPAIEGMVDLRGDITAMVDPGVHFPTVEREATAGRERLLVLDRPSDQQSAAIHVDDVIGVETVSEDDIVDETTVEESRLSGDALDHPLVAALFETEREPAAGRAGRGSQRSASAVDADRGVGGSAPSAVQRSASDGADDAVGNPFELESADAGAPDDVDEGDDRTAEAGSTREVVIEATPVVDIERLLLASGQGE